The DNA sequence ACGACGTGAGGCATAGTAAAGCTGACCGCGCCCGTAGAATAATTGCCCATCGTTACGATAGCGCCGCCGGTTAAATTCATAAACCTATGAAGCAGTATCGTGGAGCTGTGCATATTTCCGCTAGATTTCCATCCTTGAGAACCTGCGTATATACTCTCGTCGCCATGTTCCTTTCTCGTCTTTTTTAGCTCGCGAGCGACTAGTTTTATCGCATCCTCGTAGCGGACGCGCACCCACTCGTCTTTGCCTCTTAGTTCGGGTTTTGGAGAGTCGGGATTTTCTAGGTAGCTTTTGCGCACCATAGGATATTTTATACGGCTTTTATATACAGAGTCGGGAACCGTGTATTGAAGGGAATTATAAATACCGCTGACTTTTTGATAAGGCTCTGATTTTACTATAACACCGTCTTTAACAGTTATATTTAGCATGCCCCAGTGAGTTGCATTTAAAACGACTCCGTTTTTAACCAGTCCGGAGCTTACGCTTGAAATTTCGGCACCTATTAAATTTGAAAACACGCTAAATTTTGAAATAATCGGCATAGCGCCTAATATAGCGCCATACTTTAGTATATTTCGTCTTTGATTATTCATTTTGTTCTCCTTATTTTACGTCTTCAGAGTGTTTTTGTAGATACTGTATCACGAGCCATTCATCTTTTTTGTCTATCGCGGTTCTGCTAAGCATAGACTGCAAAAGGCTTGGCCACTGATTTGCTTTGGAATGTGAAGGCTCGGGTAAGGCATGACAAATACTGCAGTTTTCATTATAAATTTGCCCTGCCTTTTCAAACATAGCTTCAAGCCCGCCACCAAAGCCTCCCTCTTCCGTATAAACCGATACTTCGACTTTATCCCATTTGCCGCCTTTGCCTTTTTCAAGGAGTCTCGTCTCAATGTTTGCGGTTTTAGAAAACGCAGCGGCTATCACGCGCTGAGAATCGCTGTAATAAATCACGTTTTTCACGTCGGGATTTTGATATCCTCGTATAGCGATTTTGATTCGTTCGCCGCTTTTTTGGACGACCGTAACGGCATTAGTCGGCAATAACCGCCCTATAGCCTTTGCGGATGATGCATCGGCATATAACGACTTTACCGAATCGCTGTAAATTTTTTCGCCGGCCAGAAGAGAACCGATCAAAAACAGCTCGGCAATAACAATGCGACCTAAAAATCTAGTTACCATGTTTCCTCCTTAGCAAAATATTTTTATAAATAAAATATTAAAAAAATAAAGTGCCGTAAGAGTGCTTATGATTTGATCGTAATAAATTTATTTTTTATGCGTTTAGATTGGATTTTTTTATATTTTGCAAAAAAATATTTTAAGAATTTAGCATGTAGTAGTCAAAAAGCCTCGCAGGTCAAATTTGACCAAACGAGGTTGGAGCCGAGATTAAGCCGCAAATTTTACTTCGCGGCTTCAAATTTAAGCGAATTTCGGATCGCTAAACGCCGTTAGTTCAGGCGCCTTACCCGTAAATTTCTCGATATTTACAAGCGCGGTGTGGCTGATGTTGCCGTTTGCTAGCTTGCTAGTCGGGATATCGATAGTTAGTACGTTTGGCGAGCCGTTTTTGCAAAGACCCGCGTCAAATCCGTCGTACCATACGCCTTCAGCGAGCTTAACGACGCCCTCTTTGATATCTTGCGTCACCAATGCACCCGCTAGAACTTCGCCGCGCGCGTTAAATACTCTAACCAAATCGCCCGTTTTGATACCTTTTTTCGCGGCGTCTTTAGGGTGTATCCAGATCGGCTCGCGGTTTGCAATCGCGTAGTTTTTGCGCAGAGAGGTTTGGTTTAGCTGCGAGTGGAGGCGATCGGTCGGATGCGGGCTTAGCATGTGTAGCTCGGCAGGTTTATCTTTCATGCCTAGCCACTCGATCGGCTCAAACCACATCGGATGCGCGCCG is a window from the Campylobacter massiliensis genome containing:
- a CDS encoding cytochrome C; the protein is MVTRFLGRIVIAELFLIGSLLAGEKIYSDSVKSLYADASSAKAIGRLLPTNAVTVVQKSGERIKIAIRGYQNPDVKNVIYYSDSQRVIAAAFSKTANIETRLLEKGKGGKWDKVEVSVYTEEGGFGGGLEAMFEKAGQIYNENCSICHALPEPSHSKANQWPSLLQSMLSRTAIDKKDEWLVIQYLQKHSEDVK